ATTATAGAGCGCTTGGTTCACATCTGTAATCGCCTGTTGAAGCCACTCTTCCGTTTCTTTAGGAGACATGGAATGCTCTATAGCATTCCATCTTTGTAACAAAAGTTCTTTTGTCATTTGACTAGCCACGTCACCTGCCTGATGCCCCCCCATTCCATCAGCAACAAGTACGATCGTTTGTCCGGATTCATTTTTTTCAAAAGCTCCATCATCTTCATTGTGACGACGTATTTTCCCTACATGTGTACGAAAGATCGCTTCCATAACATAGATCCCCTCATTTCTTTCATTACGCTCATCGTACGAATTTGACGTAAATGATCGTTTTACTATCTTTTTCTACTAGTAAACGGTTTCGCCAAATTCTGTTTTAAATCCTTGTCTCAAAAGGATTTTATATTTTTTTTAATGCTGAAATAAAGAATCCATCTGTTCCATAATCTCCTGGGAATAGCTGGATCATTGCTTTATTATCAGCTACACTATCTTTGACTTTATCTGGCATCCGTTCAATAAATGTTTCATCTAACGTTGCTTCTTGTACGGACTCTATAAACCGGTAGACGTTTTGTTCATTTTCTTCTTTATCCACGGTACAAGTACTATAGACAAGAGTGCCACCTTTTTTTAGAAGTGGCCAGACAGAGCGCAAAATATCTTGTTGAATGGTTGCTAAATGATTGACATCGTCTGCTTTTTTTGACCATTTTATATCTGGCTTTCTTTGTATTACCCCTAAGCCAGAACAAGGGGCATCAACTAAAATGCGGTCAAAGCTTTCTTCATTAAACTTTGTATCAACTTTTCTTGCATCAAGTACTTCTGCCTCAACGTTTGTAAGGTGCAATCTATTCACTTGATCCATAATCAGCTTGATTTTATGGTCATGAATATCTAACGCTTGTACTTGTCCGGTGTTTTTTAATTTTTCAGCGATATGTGTCGTTTTCCCACCTGGAGCCGCACACGCATCTAAAATTTGTTCGTTTACTTTTACACCAAGCGCATTTGCGACAAGCATTGACCCTTCATCTTGAATCGTAAGCCACCCTTCTTGAAATGCTTTCGTCTTGCTTAGTGACCCTTTTTGAACCACAATACTTTCTGGGAGAAGGTCACTATTTTGCGCTTCAATTCCCTCTTCATTAAGTGAGTGTAATACTTGATCAACATTAACTTTACTTACATTTACTCTCGCTGTCGTTTTCGGGTGAAGTAAGTTGCTTATCGCCATTTGTTCCGTTTTCTCTAATCCATATTGCCCGGACCAACGCTTAATTAACCACGCCGGATGGCTCGATTTTACTGCGACTTTCTCGAATTTATCATCAATGGTATCAAACGACCTCGTCCCTTTTCGTTGAACAGCCCGCAATATTCCATTGACCATTCCAGAGATTCCTTTATGGCCTCGTTTTTTGGCAATTTGCACAGCTTCATTAATGACAGCATGATCAGGGACGCGATCTAAATAAATCATTTGATATAAGGAAAGCCTTAATAATATATGCACCCAATTATCAAGCTTCTGTAAAGGCTTTTTTGAGAGTGGTTCTAAATAAAAATCTAACGTTTTTTGGCGTTGAATGGTTCCATAAACAATTTCTGTTAACAACGGCACGTCTTTGTCGTTTAACTTAGCTTTCTTAATCATTTCATTAAGCAAAAGGTGGCTGTATGCTTGATTTTTTTCAATTCGAAGTAACGTTTCTAACGCAACCTCACGTACATTCATTTGCTGTTTCATATTACTCTCCTAACAACGTTCCTTCAGTTAATTCTTTTCCTGCACCTACTAAAAACGTCTTAACATCCATTCTTTTTTTTCCTGAAGGTTGAATATCGGTCAGTTTTAATACTGTCCCATCTCCACAAGCAACAAAAATGCCTTCATCTAGTTTTACAATCGTACCTGGTGTTTTGTTTGTCGTTTCTGTTGTCTTTTCAGACCACCAAACTTTCATACGTTTTCCTTCTAAGGTTGTGTACGCAACTGGCCATGGGTGTAATCCGCGAATTTGGTTATAAATTTGTTCAGCAGTCATTGCCCAATCAATCTTCTCTTGCTCTTTTGTAATATTTGGCGAATATGTAACTTCCGTTTCATCTTGTTCAATGGCCTGGATTGTACCTTCTTCTATTTGAGGCAATGTCTCTAATAATAAATCAGCCCCTAATTCGCTTAATTTATCATGCATTGTACCCGTCGTATCATTATCCTCAATAGGGATTGAGCGCTGTGATAGAATATCTCCTGCATCAAGCTTTTCTACCATATACATGATCGTTATGCCTGTTTCTTTCTGTCCATCGATCACCGCTTGATGTATTGGAGCTCCGCCACGATATTCTGGTAGTAATGATGCATGAACATTGATACACCCTAGCAGAGGAATATCTAGCAATTCCTTCGGTAAGATTTGTCCAAATGCAGCTGTGACAATTAAGTCTGGTTCTACTTTAGCAACTTGCTTCCATTCTTCCTCTTGCTTAATTTTTTCAGGTTGAAAAACGTTTATACCATGTTCTTGGGCAGCCACCTTTACTGGTGGCGGTGTTAACTCTCTTTTTCTTCCTTTTGGTCGATCCGGTTGCGTAACCGCCAAAACGACATCATACCCATTTTCCACTAATGTATGTAATACAGGAACCGCAAAATCTGGCGTTCCCATAAAGACCACTCTCATTTTTCATTCCTCACTTTCTCGCTATAAAGGCAGTAATAGACACTAGAATTTTCCCTTAAAGCTTTTGCATTTTAAACAACTGTTTAAAGCATCATATATGGATTTGTATCAATGACAATGGATAAGCTTGTTCTACTCATCTCTCCTTGATACGTTCTTATGACTTCTTGCAAAACAGCAATCAACTTCGGTTCAACTTTGTATTTTATCATGCATTGGTAGCGATATCTATCTTTGATTCGAGGGATCGCTGATGCAACTGGGCCATACACGAATGTATCGTTTGATAAATTCCCCTTTAAAAACTTCACGATATTTTCCGTTACAGTGACGACCTTTTGTAAGTCGTTATCACTAATATTAATGAGTGTTAAGTAGTAATAAGGAGGATAACCGCCTTGCTTACGAATGTACATTTCTTTTTGAAAAAAAGAGACATAATCGTGTTCTTTCACATCTTGTATACTGTAATGATCAGGAGTGTATGATTGCACGATCACTTCTCCTGGCTTTTCATGTCTACCTGCTCGGCCACTTACTTGTGTTAATAATTGAAACGTTCGTTCAGAAGAGCGAAAGTCTGGTAAATGAAGCATTGAATCTGCCGCTAACACACCGACTAGTGTGATGTTCGGAAAATCTAACCCTTTTGCGATCATCTGTGTCCCTAATAGGACATCACCTTCACCTTGTCCGAATTGATTTAATAGTTTCTCATGTGCCCCTTTTTTTCTAGTTGTGTCAACATCCATTCGAATGACACGAATACCTGGAATCACTTTTTTAATCTCTTCTTCTACCTTCTGGGTACCTGATCCGAAAAAACGGATTGAATCACTTTCACATTCGGGGCAAATTGTTGGCACCGTTTCTGTATATCCACAATAATGACATTGTAACGATTGGTTCGTTCGATGATAGGTTAATGAAATGTCACAATGCGGACATTCAGCAACATAACCACAGTCTCGACACATTATAAACGTCGAATACCCTCTTCGGTTTAAAAAAAGTACGACTTGCTCATTACGTTCTTTCCGGTCAATAATCGCTTCAAACAGTTCATTCGAGAACATTGATCTGTTCCCATTTTTTAATTCGTCTCTCATGTCAACAACATTGACAGTAGGCATTTTTACATCATTTACACGTTTATCCATCGTCAGTAAATGATAGACACCTTTTTTCCCCCTTGCATAACTTTCTAGAGAAGGTGTCGCACTCCCTAAAATGACTGGACAATTAAAATAACTTCCTCTTTTAATCGCAACATCCCTTGCGTGGTATCTCGGTGATTCTTCTTGTTTATAGCTTGTTTCGTGTTCTTCATCAATAATGACGATCCCTAAGTTTTCAAAAGGTGCAAAGATTGCTGATCTTGCCCCAACGACTACTCGGACCTCTTTGTTTCGAATTTTTCGCCATTCATCGTATTTTTCACCTTTTGATAGCGCACTATGTAGAACCGCAACTAACGAACCAAACCTTTCTTTAAAGCGAGTGACCATTTGTGGGGTTAAGGAAATCTCTGGAACAAGAACAATCGCTTCTTTCCCTGCTTTAAGTGCGTGTTCAATTGCTTGTAAATAAACTTCTGTTTTCCCGCTCCCTGTCACGCCTCGTAATAGAAACGTTTCATGGGTGTTGTTTTCCATCGAAGTAATGATCGGTGTAAGTGATTCGCTTTGTTCAGAAGTTAAGGATAGTGAGTTACTTTTTTTAAAGCTTCTCCCCTCATAAGGGTCACGATTAAATACTTTTTCTTCTTCAAGTAAGTACCCTTTTTTCACTAGAGCTTGTACTGTTGCACGTGATACATGCGTTTTTTCTAATAAATCAACAACTGTCCATTCTTTTCCATCTTCACTCTCAAGAAAAAATTGCAGTAACTGTTTTTGCTTCTCGGCATTCTTTGGTAGAGTATCAGCTACTTCTTTCAACCGCTGTTTGTCTACGTTCCTTTTAATAATTTTACGTTTTTTGCTTGTTTCTTTTGTACCAACAATCGACTCTGTTATTAGTTTTCCTTCTTTTATCGCTTTTGTAATAAGTTTTCTTTGTTCTTCTGAAAAATGTTTATGAACATCATCCCAATCAAGTTTTTTTGTCTCATCTGGAAATAACCTTTGAAACTCAATGGGTAAAGAAGCGATATTTACCTCAGGGTGTACTTTGATTTCTTTTTTATATTTCGCTCTCATCGCTGCTGGTAACATAACTTTTAAAGCGGCTATATGAAAAGATAATGTTTGTTCTTTTAGCCAAACACTTAGGTCTAATAATTCTTGAGTTAAAGGTGGCTGAACATCTACAACTTCAATTATTGACTTTATTTTCTTCAAGTCGTATTGGCTAGAGTCAACAACTTCCATAACAAATCCTTGTACTTTACGAGGCCCAAAAGGAATAATCACCCTTACCCCCGGGACCGTTGTTTCTTCATAAACGGGAGGAATGAAATAATCAAAGAAACGATCCGTTTGGTTTGTTGCTACATCTACAATCACACGTGCAATCATTTGCCATTGAACCCTTCCATGATATTCATCGTTTCATCAAGAAGCACTTTCGCAATTTCACTTTTCTTTTCCATAGGTACCCTTACAGGTTCACCTTCCCGTTTAAAAAGTATGATTTCATTTGTATCCCCTGCAAAACCAGATCCTGGAGTAGATATAGAATTCGCCGCAATCATATCGACACGTTTTTTCTCAAGTTTCTTTTTCGCAAATTCTTCAAGGTTTTCAGATTCTGCCGCAAAACCAACTAATGTTTGGTGTGTCCTCTTTTCACCTAATTCTTTCAATATATCTTTTGTTCTCTCCATTTCTACGGACCAATTACCCTCTTGTTTTTTCATTTTTTGATCGTATGTATTTTTTGGTCGATAATCTGCTACTGCAGCTGATTTAATCACTAAATCTTGATGTGGGAACTCTTTCAGTACCGCATGATACATTTGTTGCGCCGAGTCAACTCTTACAACGTTTACTCCGTGTGGTTCTTCAACTGCAGATACGCCTGAAATAAGTGTCACATCAGCTCCACGTTTTGCAGCTTCTTTTGCAATCGCATAACCCATTTTCCCTGTTGATCGGTTCGTAAAAAAACGTACTGGATCTATCTTTTCTCTTGTTGCCCCTGCAGTAACTAATACTTTTTTTCCATACCACTTTACATTTGCTATTTTTGTAAAATGATGTTCTACTAATTCCAATAAATCTTCAGGTTCACTCATTCGACCTTTACCTTCATACCCACATGCTAAATACCCCTCATTAGGTTCAATAAACGTATAACCATATTCTTTTAATGTCACCATATTTTTTTGAACAGCAGGGTTAGCATACATATTCACATTCATCGCTGGAGCAATCATAATAGGAGCTGTTGTCGCTAGTAACGTCGTAGATACCATGTCATCAGCGATTCCGTTTGCTAGTTTGCCTATAACATTCGCTGTAGCAGGGGCAATAAGAACTAAATCTGCCCAATCGGCAATGTCGATGTGAGCAATTTTCGTTGGGTCTTTTTCTTCAAATGTATCTGTATAGACGCGGTCACGCGATAGTGCTTGAAAAGTTAACGGAGTGACAAACTCTTGGGCAGAAGATGTCATCAATACTTTTACTTCATATTGATGTTGGATAAGTTTACTCGTTAATGCAGCCGCTTTAAAAACAGCAATGCCACCAGTTACACATAATAAAATTCGT
The Bacillus shivajii DNA segment above includes these coding regions:
- the coaBC gene encoding bifunctional phosphopantothenoylcysteine decarboxylase/phosphopantothenate--cysteine ligase CoaBC, with amino-acid sequence MDKKRILLCVTGGIAVFKAAALTSKLIQHQYEVKVLMTSSAQEFVTPLTFQALSRDRVYTDTFEEKDPTKIAHIDIADWADLVLIAPATANVIGKLANGIADDMVSTTLLATTAPIMIAPAMNVNMYANPAVQKNMVTLKEYGYTFIEPNEGYLACGYEGKGRMSEPEDLLELVEHHFTKIANVKWYGKKVLVTAGATREKIDPVRFFTNRSTGKMGYAIAKEAAKRGADVTLISGVSAVEEPHGVNVVRVDSAQQMYHAVLKEFPHQDLVIKSAAVADYRPKNTYDQKMKKQEGNWSVEMERTKDILKELGEKRTHQTLVGFAAESENLEEFAKKKLEKKRVDMIAANSISTPGSGFAGDTNEIILFKREGEPVRVPMEKKSEIAKVLLDETMNIMEGFNGK
- the priA gene encoding primosomal protein N'; its protein translation is MIARVIVDVATNQTDRFFDYFIPPVYEETTVPGVRVIIPFGPRKVQGFVMEVVDSSQYDLKKIKSIIEVVDVQPPLTQELLDLSVWLKEQTLSFHIAALKVMLPAAMRAKYKKEIKVHPEVNIASLPIEFQRLFPDETKKLDWDDVHKHFSEEQRKLITKAIKEGKLITESIVGTKETSKKRKIIKRNVDKQRLKEVADTLPKNAEKQKQLLQFFLESEDGKEWTVVDLLEKTHVSRATVQALVKKGYLLEEEKVFNRDPYEGRSFKKSNSLSLTSEQSESLTPIITSMENNTHETFLLRGVTGSGKTEVYLQAIEHALKAGKEAIVLVPEISLTPQMVTRFKERFGSLVAVLHSALSKGEKYDEWRKIRNKEVRVVVGARSAIFAPFENLGIVIIDEEHETSYKQEESPRYHARDVAIKRGSYFNCPVILGSATPSLESYARGKKGVYHLLTMDKRVNDVKMPTVNVVDMRDELKNGNRSMFSNELFEAIIDRKERNEQVVLFLNRRGYSTFIMCRDCGYVAECPHCDISLTYHRTNQSLQCHYCGYTETVPTICPECESDSIRFFGSGTQKVEEEIKKVIPGIRVIRMDVDTTRKKGAHEKLLNQFGQGEGDVLLGTQMIAKGLDFPNITLVGVLAADSMLHLPDFRSSERTFQLLTQVSGRAGRHEKPGEVIVQSYTPDHYSIQDVKEHDYVSFFQKEMYIRKQGGYPPYYYLTLINISDNDLQKVVTVTENIVKFLKGNLSNDTFVYGPVASAIPRIKDRYRYQCMIKYKVEPKLIAVLQEVIRTYQGEMSRTSLSIVIDTNPYMML
- the rsmB gene encoding 16S rRNA (cytosine(967)-C(5))-methyltransferase RsmB — its product is MKQQMNVREVALETLLRIEKNQAYSHLLLNEMIKKAKLNDKDVPLLTEIVYGTIQRQKTLDFYLEPLSKKPLQKLDNWVHILLRLSLYQMIYLDRVPDHAVINEAVQIAKKRGHKGISGMVNGILRAVQRKGTRSFDTIDDKFEKVAVKSSHPAWLIKRWSGQYGLEKTEQMAISNLLHPKTTARVNVSKVNVDQVLHSLNEEGIEAQNSDLLPESIVVQKGSLSKTKAFQEGWLTIQDEGSMLVANALGVKVNEQILDACAAPGGKTTHIAEKLKNTGQVQALDIHDHKIKLIMDQVNRLHLTNVEAEVLDARKVDTKFNEESFDRILVDAPCSGLGVIQRKPDIKWSKKADDVNHLATIQQDILRSVWPLLKKGGTLVYSTCTVDKEENEQNVYRFIESVQEATLDETFIERMPDKVKDSVADNKAMIQLFPGDYGTDGFFISALKKI
- the fmt gene encoding methionyl-tRNA formyltransferase, with protein sequence MRVVFMGTPDFAVPVLHTLVENGYDVVLAVTQPDRPKGRKRELTPPPVKVAAQEHGINVFQPEKIKQEEEWKQVAKVEPDLIVTAAFGQILPKELLDIPLLGCINVHASLLPEYRGGAPIHQAVIDGQKETGITIMYMVEKLDAGDILSQRSIPIEDNDTTGTMHDKLSELGADLLLETLPQIEEGTIQAIEQDETEVTYSPNITKEQEKIDWAMTAEQIYNQIRGLHPWPVAYTTLEGKRMKVWWSEKTTETTNKTPGTIVKLDEGIFVACGDGTVLKLTDIQPSGKKRMDVKTFLVGAGKELTEGTLLGE